A single genomic interval of Salinarchaeum sp. IM2453 harbors:
- a CDS encoding LUD domain-containing protein — translation MSSKRSDIAEHIRRHMEAEGDAIAENTRGFNQGRYETTSQLEDYESLKDEAREIKEEAIEQLPELIDTVTETIEQRGGSVYIAEDAADANRYISEVSTNADRVVKSKSMTSEELEVNDALESSGIDVVETDLGEWVLQLAEEAPSHIVAPAIHKSRESISELFESEFDPDEPLDTPEDLTAFAREKLGNLIEDADVGITGANFIAADSGTIALVTSEGNARKTVTAPDTHIAVAGVEKLVPSVEDIAPFVELIGKSGTGQDITSYVSFFTPPVETPIPNFNNPDRKLQSETDREFHLVLVDNGRMSMREDPDLRETLYCIRCSACSNVCGNFQSVGGHVFGGETYSGGIASGWEAGVESLDVAGEFNDLCTGCSRCVEACPVKIDIPWINTVVRDRLNHQNHDSSEYGWVYEPLLPDEEPARMDLTKRVAGNYEQLVKLGSMFAPVSNWITDLSPTRSIAEKITGFDSQRDLPRFATTTFTEWFEQRGNAKVPAEDATREIVLYPDLYTNYTNPERGKAAVFVLEALDVHIKVPEVGGSGRPPLSQGMVATARRKAENVYAVLADHLDAGRDIVIIEPSDVAMFTSEYERLLNNRDVTQLQQSSYEIMEYVYGLLENGADHDALAPPTNNSDIAYHPHCQARTIGVAKYTDAVFERLGYDVIRSDTECCGMAGSFGYKSDYYDLSIDVGEPLVEQFGDTDRTIVATGISCSEQLHALVNQSVSHPIEVISPRL, via the coding sequence ATGAGTAGCAAACGATCTGATATCGCTGAGCACATTCGTAGACACATGGAAGCAGAGGGCGACGCAATTGCTGAAAATACTCGGGGATTCAATCAGGGGAGATATGAAACGACATCCCAACTGGAAGATTATGAATCACTGAAAGATGAAGCCAGAGAGATCAAGGAAGAAGCAATTGAGCAGCTTCCGGAATTGATAGATACAGTAACAGAGACGATTGAACAGCGGGGAGGATCAGTCTACATCGCCGAGGACGCAGCTGACGCAAATCGATATATTTCAGAAGTGTCTACCAATGCGGATCGGGTTGTTAAGTCTAAATCGATGACGTCTGAGGAATTAGAAGTCAATGACGCGTTAGAATCATCTGGTATCGACGTTGTTGAAACAGACCTTGGTGAATGGGTCTTACAGCTTGCAGAAGAAGCACCATCCCACATTGTTGCCCCAGCAATCCACAAGTCCCGAGAAAGTATCAGTGAGTTATTCGAATCAGAGTTTGATCCGGATGAACCTCTTGATACGCCAGAGGATTTGACTGCATTTGCCAGAGAAAAGCTTGGGAATCTGATTGAAGATGCCGACGTAGGGATCACTGGTGCAAACTTCATTGCCGCCGATTCAGGCACAATCGCACTCGTGACAAGTGAAGGAAACGCAAGAAAGACAGTTACTGCTCCAGACACTCATATTGCTGTAGCCGGTGTCGAAAAATTAGTTCCGTCTGTTGAAGATATTGCCCCGTTTGTTGAACTAATTGGCAAGTCTGGAACTGGTCAAGATATTACGTCCTATGTGTCTTTCTTTACTCCACCCGTTGAAACCCCAATTCCTAACTTCAATAACCCAGATAGAAAGCTACAGTCAGAAACAGACCGAGAATTTCATCTTGTGCTTGTTGATAACGGTCGCATGTCGATGCGTGAGGATCCTGATCTCCGTGAAACATTGTACTGTATTCGTTGCTCCGCCTGTTCTAACGTATGCGGGAACTTTCAGAGTGTTGGTGGTCATGTATTCGGGGGTGAAACATACTCAGGTGGGATTGCAAGTGGATGGGAAGCAGGAGTTGAAAGTCTTGATGTAGCGGGCGAATTCAATGATCTTTGTACTGGCTGCTCTCGATGTGTTGAGGCATGTCCTGTGAAGATTGATATTCCGTGGATTAATACAGTTGTTCGTGATCGGCTCAACCACCAGAATCATGATTCAAGCGAATATGGCTGGGTATACGAGCCTTTACTTCCTGACGAGGAACCAGCCAGAATGGATCTAACAAAGCGAGTTGCTGGTAACTACGAACAACTTGTCAAGCTTGGATCGATGTTCGCGCCTGTGTCGAATTGGATCACGGACTTGTCACCTACGCGATCTATAGCAGAAAAAATCACTGGATTTGATAGCCAGCGTGATTTACCTAGGTTTGCAACGACAACATTTACCGAGTGGTTTGAGCAACGGGGAAATGCGAAAGTTCCGGCTGAAGATGCCACTCGTGAGATTGTTTTGTATCCTGATCTATATACAAATTATACGAACCCAGAGCGCGGGAAAGCTGCCGTGTTTGTACTTGAGGCATTAGATGTTCATATCAAAGTTCCCGAGGTTGGTGGAAGCGGTCGTCCACCCCTATCTCAAGGAATGGTGGCTACCGCTCGAAGAAAAGCAGAAAACGTGTATGCTGTTCTTGCTGATCATCTTGACGCTGGCCGAGACATCGTTATCATTGAGCCAAGTGATGTAGCGATGTTCACTTCTGAATACGAGCGTCTTCTTAACAATCGAGACGTAACTCAACTCCAACAATCTTCATACGAAATTATGGAGTACGTCTACGGGCTACTTGAAAATGGTGCCGATCATGATGCTCTTGCCCCACCAACAAACAACTCCGATATCGCGTACCACCCGCACTGTCAAGCCCGTACGATTGGTGTTGCAAAATACACCGATGCTGTGTTCGAACGGCTTGGATATGATGTAATTCGTTCTGATACTGAGTGCTGTGGAATGGCTGGTTCGTTTGGATATAAGTCCGACTATTATGATCTAAGTATTGATGTCGGTGAGCCACTCGTCGAACAGTTTGGAGACACTGACAGAACAATAGTTGCAACGGGAATCTCTTGTTCTGAACAACTACACGCACTAGTTAACCAATCTGTTTCACATCCGATTGAGGTCATTTCTCCCCGTCTATAG
- a CDS encoding RtcB family protein, which translates to MTIILDGEYTTAEILVDDESLIEENCIEQIRELVNHPAFTKPIRIMPDAHWGAGAPVGFTMELPDKIVPNIVGVDVGCGMTATNIGDELPLDAPIRDRCIREAVPMGREVHDYNESQHLIKQFPFRRANAVFSRFAAAYQDRFGYEIDPLEFEFNGYDGEYFKELCRRVLSQQRRGIGHVIRSAGTLGGGNHFIEFAQARESGDYWVVVHSGSRYLGKSVAEFWQHKACQYRSADAIRDAIPAKYTEFLKFDPYQVSDHDLYEWVTGGKGESHLRKERIRETFDGKKVEEVFNILSQPEESLRARNENLDWLNGKEAHGYYVDMLFAQQYARWNRDLITEAICDVLGVEPMDQIESVHNYIDFEDMTIRKGATPAREGQRLIIPFNMAEGSMLARGKGTDAWNHSAPHGAGRIIGRSDAHEQFSVEDFKKAMSGVYSESIVESVVDEAPMAYKSTESIANAIESTAEIIDWLDVVHNLKATK; encoded by the coding sequence ATGACAATTATACTCGACGGAGAATACACAACAGCTGAAATACTGGTTGACGATGAGTCTTTGATCGAAGAAAACTGCATAGAGCAGATTAGAGAGCTAGTTAATCACCCTGCATTCACCAAGCCAATACGAATAATGCCCGACGCCCATTGGGGGGCTGGTGCACCGGTTGGATTCACAATGGAACTGCCAGACAAGATCGTTCCAAACATTGTTGGTGTTGATGTCGGGTGCGGAATGACAGCAACGAATATTGGCGATGAATTACCACTTGATGCACCAATCCGTGACCGTTGTATTCGTGAGGCTGTGCCGATGGGACGAGAGGTACATGACTACAATGAATCACAACACCTGATCAAACAGTTCCCATTTAGGCGCGCAAACGCCGTTTTCAGCAGATTTGCGGCCGCATATCAAGATCGATTTGGTTATGAGATTGATCCGCTAGAATTTGAGTTCAATGGTTATGATGGTGAATATTTCAAGGAATTGTGCCGCCGAGTGCTTTCACAGCAGCGTCGAGGGATCGGCCATGTCATCCGTAGCGCAGGGACGCTTGGGGGTGGAAACCATTTTATTGAGTTTGCGCAGGCACGTGAATCAGGTGATTATTGGGTAGTGGTTCACAGTGGATCAAGATATTTAGGAAAGTCTGTTGCTGAATTCTGGCAACATAAAGCCTGTCAATATCGTAGCGCTGATGCAATTCGTGACGCGATTCCAGCAAAATACACTGAGTTTCTTAAGTTCGACCCATATCAGGTTAGCGATCACGATCTTTATGAGTGGGTGACTGGAGGTAAAGGTGAATCTCATCTTCGAAAAGAACGTATAAGAGAGACATTCGATGGTAAGAAGGTTGAAGAAGTGTTTAATATACTTTCACAACCAGAGGAATCTCTGAGAGCCCGAAACGAAAATCTTGACTGGTTAAATGGGAAGGAAGCTCATGGATACTACGTTGACATGTTGTTTGCACAGCAGTATGCTCGCTGGAACCGAGATTTGATAACTGAAGCAATCTGTGACGTGCTTGGGGTTGAGCCTATGGACCAGATTGAGTCGGTTCACAACTACATCGACTTTGAGGACATGACAATTCGAAAGGGAGCAACTCCAGCACGCGAAGGACAGCGACTTATTATTCCGTTTAATATGGCGGAAGGATCGATGCTGGCACGTGGAAAAGGGACTGATGCGTGGAATCATTCTGCCCCCCATGGTGCCGGTCGTATAATCGGGCGAAGTGACGCCCACGAACAATTTAGTGTGGAAGATTTCAAGAAGGCGATGAGTGGAGTCTATTCTGAATCAATTGTCGAAAGCGTGGTTGATGAGGCTCCAATGGCGTACAAATCAACTGAGTCTATTGCAAATGCAATTGAGTCCACTGCAGAGATTATCGACTGGCTCGATGTTGTTCATAACCTCAAGGCTACAAAGTGA
- a CDS encoding trans-acting enoyl reductase family protein: MSVTARPYDLVVWGATGVAGKLVVDYLTEEYTPSELALAIAGRNKNRLDAVRRDVVEKTEWNKLPVILGNAEDPESLEEMAEQTQVVCTTVGPYTKYGTPLVEACISTGTDYCDLTGEVNWIREMVDRYHDRAADADVRIIHSCGFDSVPADLGTLLVQAFAIETYDRPCTIVRIYIEDGKGGISGGTLASAVEVFKAVSENPIARATLENPYSLAPPDERTGIDTGIQRMPQKDSITSEWTAPSPMAIVNERVIRRSNALLEYPWGRDFQCSEVVPTGHGAEGALKAVIITGGLAAGKAGLSIEPLRSALQRFVFPDPGKGPTREETARGSFTVRILGSGVSVDGPFSVQGRISADQGPGYGATARMVSEAAMCLVNNEIESPLSGGVLTPASGIGMPLSDRLQNAGLTVSVGQFNE; the protein is encoded by the coding sequence ATGTCTGTAACTGCCCGCCCATATGATCTTGTTGTGTGGGGAGCAACCGGAGTAGCAGGAAAACTTGTTGTAGATTACCTTACCGAAGAATATACGCCGTCTGAACTTGCACTTGCCATCGCCGGGAGGAATAAGAATCGCTTGGATGCGGTAAGGCGAGATGTTGTAGAGAAAACAGAGTGGAACAAACTGCCAGTGATACTTGGCAATGCTGAAGATCCAGAAAGTCTTGAGGAGATGGCCGAACAAACACAGGTTGTGTGTACAACGGTAGGGCCGTACACAAAGTATGGAACTCCACTGGTGGAGGCCTGTATATCTACTGGCACTGATTATTGTGATCTTACCGGAGAAGTCAACTGGATACGAGAGATGGTCGATCGATATCATGATAGAGCAGCCGACGCAGATGTACGAATTATTCACAGTTGCGGATTTGATTCAGTCCCGGCCGATCTCGGAACATTACTTGTTCAAGCATTTGCAATTGAAACATACGACAGACCCTGTACTATTGTAAGAATCTACATAGAAGATGGAAAAGGCGGAATCAGCGGAGGGACGCTGGCAAGTGCTGTTGAAGTCTTCAAAGCAGTCTCGGAAAATCCGATAGCACGTGCAACGTTAGAAAATCCATACTCACTAGCACCACCTGATGAACGGACCGGTATTGACACCGGGATACAGCGGATGCCACAAAAAGACTCTATTACATCAGAATGGACCGCCCCGTCACCAATGGCAATCGTAAATGAACGGGTTATCCGGCGAAGTAATGCACTTTTGGAATATCCATGGGGACGTGATTTTCAATGTAGTGAAGTTGTCCCAACTGGGCATGGAGCGGAAGGGGCTCTCAAAGCGGTAATAATTACTGGCGGACTTGCAGCTGGAAAGGCGGGATTATCGATCGAGCCACTTCGATCAGCTCTACAACGGTTTGTCTTTCCAGATCCAGGAAAAGGGCCAACGAGAGAAGAGACTGCGCGAGGTAGTTTTACTGTTCGTATTCTTGGATCAGGAGTCTCCGTTGATGGTCCATTTAGCGTGCAGGGTCGGATTAGCGCTGATCAGGGGCCCGGGTACGGAGCAACAGCCCGAATGGTAAGCGAGGCAGCTATGTGCTTGGTGAATAACGAGATTGAATCCCCTCTGTCCGGAGGAGTTCTAACACCTGCATCTGGAATCGGAATGCCACTATCTGATCGACTTCAAAATGCTGGATTAACCGTCAGTGTTGGTCAATTCAACGAATAG
- a CDS encoding DoxX family membrane protein yields MSAERASEKKQLNTEVFGRDVSFAYSETWVGYSLVGLRLVMAWIFLTAGFGKWAEDGWSDPLAWSSANFLENAVADANPLHGLFMWFAEYTAVVDPLVIFGQVLIGLALLLGVVLRFAALMGGLQMLLFWTAAWEGGVLAGLPVENGYVFDSSFVYLLLLFALGAWGAGRILGVDAKLEETQFVQNNLWLKYLLG; encoded by the coding sequence ATGTCAGCTGAACGTGCCTCTGAGAAGAAACAACTTAACACTGAGGTCTTTGGTCGAGATGTATCGTTCGCCTACTCTGAGACGTGGGTTGGATATTCGCTGGTTGGCCTCCGCCTCGTGATGGCATGGATATTTCTGACAGCCGGTTTTGGGAAATGGGCTGAAGACGGATGGAGCGATCCATTAGCGTGGTCCTCTGCCAACTTCCTTGAGAATGCTGTCGCAGACGCAAACCCATTGCACGGCTTATTTATGTGGTTCGCTGAGTATACAGCTGTTGTTGACCCACTAGTTATCTTTGGACAGGTACTCATCGGGCTGGCACTCCTGCTTGGTGTAGTACTACGATTTGCTGCGCTCATGGGTGGATTGCAGATGTTACTGTTTTGGACCGCTGCTTGGGAAGGCGGGGTCTTAGCAGGTCTTCCAGTTGAAAATGGATACGTATTCGACAGTTCATTCGTGTACTTATTATTACTATTCGCTCTTGGTGCATGGGGTGCTGGAAGAATTTTGGGGGTAGATGCAAAACTCGAAGAGACACAATTTGTCCAGAATAATCTATGGTTGAAGTATCTTCTCGGATAG
- a CDS encoding PAS domain S-box protein, giving the protein MTALPPEVVPKVPDTVEILQVDDDPQFLEVSSELLERQHDSFDVRTFTDPQVALEQLNDDTDCILSDYEMPNMDGVELLEEVRSIYPDLPYILFTGKGNEEIASKAMSAGVTDYFQKRQGSSRYKILANRIENAVEQYNAQQALANSQQRLSLFFEQTPLGVIEWNKDFTVRRVNDAAVDILGYTEEELRGESWEKIVPESDRDDVQKVVSLILENRGGYQHTNQNLRSDGEEIICEWHNRVVTDDGEIIGVFSQFQDITDWKEDKRRLEALTDNIPGLVCQFYDRPGWPVELLRGSAEDVFGYTTEEILWKFSRLRTLIHPDDLSRVRKEVNEQLAKRGEYEVEYRIIHKDNDHRWIWDRGQYANIPAEEEPQILEGILMDITSRKQQERDLKETNTILSALLENLPVGILVENTEGEIINGNVAFCELHGVDVRLDEFIGVHREDVAEYLADKFTDPEAIRAENKELIQDKSTTKGDIVELTDGRMLERHYIPYEHPNGTANIWMLRDITEQINRQQELEEQNQQLEEFAHTVSHDLRNPLNVAEGRLEMVQQSDNAHIKEAKEAIDRSQNLIDDLLALAREKDTLQQTTTVSIENAAYESWQNVSTGSANLDVTSDRLIEANPQRLQQLFENLMRNATDHCGNSVTIQIGTTTDGFFISDDGPGVPPDQREKVFERGYTTSPEGTGYGLSIVQQIVNEHGWRISIEESKGGGARFLIRTNV; this is encoded by the coding sequence GTGACTGCCCTCCCGCCTGAAGTAGTTCCCAAAGTTCCTGACACTGTTGAGATACTCCAAGTAGATGACGACCCTCAGTTCCTTGAAGTTAGCTCTGAACTCCTTGAGCGACAACATGACTCGTTTGATGTCCGGACATTTACAGATCCACAGGTAGCCTTAGAACAACTCAACGATGACACTGACTGTATCCTGAGTGATTATGAGATGCCAAACATGGACGGAGTTGAGTTATTAGAGGAGGTACGCAGTATATATCCAGATCTCCCATATATTCTATTTACCGGAAAAGGTAATGAGGAAATCGCCAGTAAGGCCATGTCGGCTGGTGTAACGGACTATTTTCAAAAACGGCAAGGCTCCAGTCGATACAAAATTCTGGCTAATCGTATTGAGAACGCTGTCGAACAATATAATGCACAGCAAGCTCTTGCCAACAGCCAACAGCGACTGTCGTTGTTTTTTGAACAAACCCCGCTTGGGGTTATTGAGTGGAATAAGGATTTTACTGTCCGCCGCGTTAACGATGCTGCAGTCGATATTCTTGGATACACAGAGGAAGAATTACGCGGCGAATCATGGGAAAAAATTGTTCCTGAATCGGATCGAGATGATGTTCAAAAGGTTGTTTCACTAATACTGGAGAATCGAGGGGGATACCAACACACGAATCAAAATCTTCGAAGCGATGGGGAAGAAATTATATGTGAATGGCACAATCGCGTAGTAACTGATGACGGAGAAATCATTGGAGTATTCTCACAGTTTCAGGACATTACAGACTGGAAAGAAGATAAACGCCGGCTTGAAGCCTTGACAGATAATATCCCTGGCTTGGTCTGTCAGTTCTATGACAGACCTGGATGGCCAGTTGAGCTATTGCGTGGTTCCGCAGAAGATGTGTTCGGTTATACAACTGAAGAGATTTTATGGAAATTCTCCCGTTTGAGGACATTAATTCATCCAGATGATCTAAGCCGGGTTAGAAAAGAAGTAAACGAGCAACTAGCTAAACGTGGAGAGTATGAAGTAGAATACCGAATTATCCACAAAGACAACGACCACCGATGGATTTGGGACCGAGGACAGTATGCAAACATTCCAGCGGAAGAAGAGCCACAAATATTGGAAGGTATCCTGATGGATATTACATCACGAAAACAGCAGGAACGGGATCTAAAGGAAACAAATACAATCTTATCAGCACTTCTTGAGAACCTACCGGTCGGGATTCTTGTTGAAAACACGGAGGGAGAAATTATCAATGGAAACGTAGCATTCTGTGAGTTGCATGGAGTTGATGTGCGGCTTGATGAATTTATTGGGGTCCACCGTGAAGATGTAGCCGAGTACCTTGCGGATAAATTTACTGATCCAGAGGCAATCAGAGCAGAGAACAAAGAGCTCATTCAAGACAAAAGTACAACTAAAGGTGACATCGTTGAACTGACTGACGGACGAATGCTTGAACGGCACTATATACCATATGAACATCCAAATGGAACGGCTAATATCTGGATGCTTCGGGACATAACAGAACAGATTAACCGTCAGCAAGAACTTGAAGAGCAGAACCAGCAACTTGAGGAGTTTGCACATACTGTTTCTCACGACCTTCGCAACCCTCTCAATGTAGCCGAAGGGCGGTTGGAAATGGTACAACAGTCCGACAATGCCCATATCAAGGAAGCAAAAGAAGCAATTGACCGTTCACAGAATTTGATCGATGATCTACTTGCGCTGGCACGGGAAAAAGATACACTTCAACAAACGACAACGGTGTCTATTGAAAACGCTGCTTATGAAAGCTGGCAGAATGTATCAACAGGAAGTGCGAATCTTGATGTGACAAGTGACCGATTGATCGAAGCAAATCCTCAACGTCTACAGCAGCTATTTGAGAATCTAATGCGGAATGCCACTGATCACTGTGGTAATTCCGTTACAATACAAATCGGCACAACAACAGACGGATTCTTTATATCTGATGATGGGCCGGGCGTACCTCCAGACCAGCGAGAAAAAGTGTTCGAGCGAGGGTACACTACATCTCCAGAAGGAACCGGATATGGCCTTTCAATTGTTCAGCAAATTGTGAATGAACATGGTTGGAGAATCTCTATAGAAGAAAGCAAGGGTGGCGGTGCAAGATTTCTGATTAGAACGAATGTGTAG
- a CDS encoding NAD(P)/FAD-dependent oxidoreductase, translated as MPKNSGSPSSESSETHEVVIIGGGPAGLSTALYTTRLNHDTALVDRGGGRSAMMVDTHNVIGVPEETSGNEFLQTARDQLQYYGTEFYRDIATDVSKSQASGYEFEIALNEETLYTDRVVLATGFADKKPDPPLPRTGHGLHYCLHCDGYMFQDEPVYVMGHSNSAAYVAMIMLNFTDSVDLLLRGDEPTWDEHTEKLLHAHPVNIIDEEITGMFKDKEDPAWLGGFEFADGTIREYTGGFALYGSKYNNGLAEGLGCELNDDGTVVVDEHNETTVDGVYAVGDLIPGHNQIPIAMGQGAKAGIAIHKDLRTYPKSLEELSHKTADSTTPAASDD; from the coding sequence ATGCCAAAAAATTCTGGATCACCATCGTCTGAAAGTAGTGAGACACATGAAGTTGTCATAATAGGTGGAGGGCCAGCTGGACTTAGCACGGCTCTATATACAACTCGACTTAATCATGATACAGCATTGGTTGACCGGGGGGGTGGGCGGTCAGCAATGATGGTTGATACGCACAATGTTATTGGGGTTCCAGAAGAAACTTCAGGAAATGAATTCCTGCAGACAGCACGTGATCAACTACAGTACTACGGGACCGAGTTCTATCGTGATATCGCAACAGACGTTTCTAAATCTCAGGCGTCAGGATATGAATTTGAGATTGCATTAAATGAAGAAACGCTCTACACAGATCGGGTCGTGCTTGCAACTGGATTTGCTGATAAAAAGCCAGATCCGCCTTTGCCTCGGACAGGTCATGGGCTACACTACTGTCTTCACTGTGACGGATACATGTTTCAGGATGAACCAGTATATGTGATGGGACACAGTAATTCAGCGGCATACGTTGCGATGATTATGCTTAATTTTACCGACAGTGTGGATTTGCTACTCAGAGGAGACGAGCCAACATGGGATGAGCACACAGAAAAGTTACTACATGCACATCCTGTCAACATTATTGATGAAGAGATCACAGGTATGTTCAAAGATAAAGAAGACCCAGCATGGCTCGGCGGGTTTGAGTTTGCTGATGGAACGATTCGAGAGTATACTGGCGGCTTCGCACTGTATGGATCTAAATATAATAATGGACTTGCCGAGGGACTTGGCTGTGAGCTAAACGACGATGGAACGGTAGTCGTAGATGAGCACAATGAAACAACCGTTGACGGGGTATACGCGGTTGGTGATCTTATACCAGGTCACAATCAAATTCCGATCGCGATGGGACAAGGAGCAAAAGCAGGTATTGCAATTCACAAGGACCTTCGAACATATCCAAAGTCACTTGAAGAACTCTCACACAAAACAGCTGACTCAACCACGCCAGCAGCTTCAGATGACTAG
- a CDS encoding molybdenum cofactor biosynthesis protein B has product MSDNLLPPNERRQTDSDGHDILQPLYVGIITVTSTRDIQNDPGGDKAEELVDNQNGVVTRREVVQDDVAEIQKTVKSLARSEYVDCVVTTGGTGVTVDDVTPEACSRLFERDIPGFGELFRQISYEEIGHRAMASRATAGIVINTPVFCLPGSKGAVQTGMSKLILPEAPHLAGLASSHQIE; this is encoded by the coding sequence ATGTCCGATAACTTACTTCCACCAAATGAACGCAGACAAACCGACTCAGATGGGCATGACATATTACAACCGCTATATGTCGGTATTATCACTGTAACAAGTACCAGAGATATACAAAATGACCCGGGGGGAGACAAGGCTGAAGAATTGGTTGATAACCAAAACGGGGTGGTTACCCGACGGGAGGTTGTGCAAGACGATGTTGCAGAAATTCAAAAAACTGTCAAGTCGCTTGCTCGTAGTGAATATGTTGATTGTGTTGTGACAACCGGTGGTACTGGAGTTACAGTTGATGACGTAACACCTGAAGCCTGTAGCCGGTTGTTTGAGCGTGATATCCCTGGATTTGGTGAGTTATTTCGACAAATATCATACGAAGAGATTGGACACAGAGCAATGGCTTCCAGAGCAACTGCTGGAATTGTCATCAATACCCCAGTATTCTGTCTTCCAGGTAGCAAAGGAGCAGTTCAAACAGGCATGTCGAAGCTAATTCTGCCAGAGGCACCACACCTTGCTGGACTAGCTAGTAGCCATCAAATAGAATAA
- a CDS encoding digeranylgeranylglycerophospholipid reductase yields the protein MAEQYDVVIAGAGPAGAQCARDLTARGYDVVVLERESRDGFPQQSNKSTGGTFPSMMSAFNIPDEVVMKFTDKVVLESPDNYFVKQQPGAVLEFADFKNFLVEDSEQNGAEYWFDAHVTAPITSGGDVVGVKYNGDQEVYADVIIDATGPAAPLAQKLGVSDLERTNQAVGVEYLFEGVELDHPDYADVSSSMMLRLDERYAPGGYAWIFHTGEDTAKVGVTYIQNERYRRHSDEFDRIDDYLDHWLDEDPRFTDAERIEEEHHRGSAHIQKPEQMTTDSFIAIGDTVPTIDPLWGEGIDKGMRSARAAATTIDHCLSLSSPDTSADRISLYEDLWHQRVAPRADRRLLMTKLLYYAPNERYDQLMADLKDLDVDALSAANKGNPLGMAKLFQMSDAPLLGQFLKEYYIENSI from the coding sequence ATGGCTGAACAGTACGATGTCGTCATTGCCGGAGCCGGGCCCGCCGGTGCACAATGTGCGCGTGATCTCACAGCACGAGGTTACGATGTTGTTGTTCTTGAGCGAGAATCTCGGGACGGATTTCCACAGCAAAGTAATAAGTCAACTGGCGGGACATTCCCGTCGATGATGTCTGCATTCAATATCCCAGATGAGGTGGTAATGAAGTTTACTGACAAAGTTGTTCTTGAGTCACCAGATAACTATTTTGTGAAACAGCAACCGGGAGCCGTCCTTGAGTTCGCAGATTTCAAAAATTTCCTTGTTGAAGACAGTGAACAGAACGGTGCTGAATATTGGTTTGACGCACATGTTACTGCACCAATAACCAGCGGGGGAGACGTTGTTGGTGTAAAATATAACGGGGATCAGGAAGTGTATGCTGATGTAATTATCGATGCTACAGGTCCAGCTGCTCCACTAGCACAGAAGCTAGGTGTGAGTGATCTTGAACGAACTAATCAGGCAGTTGGGGTCGAGTACCTATTTGAGGGGGTCGAATTAGACCATCCAGACTATGCAGACGTTTCATCGTCAATGATGCTACGACTCGATGAGCGGTATGCACCTGGCGGTTATGCTTGGATATTCCACACGGGGGAAGACACAGCCAAGGTCGGAGTTACATATATCCAAAACGAGCGATATCGGCGGCATAGTGATGAGTTTGATCGAATTGATGACTATCTTGATCACTGGCTTGACGAAGACCCTCGCTTTACTGATGCAGAGCGAATTGAAGAAGAGCATCATCGAGGCTCGGCACACATCCAAAAACCGGAACAAATGACAACAGATTCATTCATTGCTATTGGAGACACAGTCCCAACGATTGATCCACTGTGGGGAGAGGGAATCGACAAAGGGATGAGGTCAGCAAGGGCAGCAGCAACAACAATTGACCACTGTTTATCACTCTCATCGCCTGACACCTCAGCAGATCGGATCTCCCTCTATGAGGATCTTTGGCATCAGCGTGTTGCTCCACGAGCAGACCGACGACTACTGATGACAAAACTACTTTATTATGCACCAAACGAGCGCTACGATCAGTTGATGGCAGATCTCAAAGATCTTGATGTGGACGCACTATCGGCAGCAAACAAAGGTAATCCACTGGGGATGGCAAAACTATTCCAGATGTCAGACGCACCGCTACTTGGGCAATTCCTCAAAGAGTATTACATTGAGAACTCAATTTGA